One stretch of Pseudoramibacter sp. DNA includes these proteins:
- the metK gene encoding methionine adenosyltransferase, protein MKRLFTSESVTEGHPDKICDQISDAVLDAIMEKDPMGRVACETSVATGLVLITGEITTNCYIDIPKIARETIREIGYDRAKYGFDCDTCAVLTSIDEQSSDIAMGVDESLETKEGGDMNTGAGDQGMMFGFACDETPEFMPMPISLAHKLTKQLAKVRKNGELDYLRPDGKSQVTVEYDGNTPVRVDTVVISTQHSAEVESETIRRDIIEHVIKPVIDSDMMDDDTKIFVNPTGRFVIGGPQGDAGLTGRKIIVDTYGGVGRHGGGAFSGKDPTKVDRSAAYAARWIAKNIVAAKLASRCEVQLAYAIGVAKPVSIFVDTFGTGNIPDDKIVELIEKNVDLRPDAIIKNLDLRRPIYKQTAAYGHFGRDDLDLPWEKLNLVDCFSKAL, encoded by the coding sequence ATGAAAAGATTATTTACTTCTGAGTCAGTTACAGAAGGGCATCCGGATAAGATCTGCGATCAGATTTCAGATGCAGTTCTGGATGCAATTATGGAAAAGGACCCAATGGGGCGTGTGGCATGCGAAACATCTGTTGCAACTGGCTTAGTTCTAATTACAGGTGAAATCACAACAAATTGCTACATTGATATTCCGAAGATTGCGCGTGAAACGATTAGAGAAATTGGCTATGACCGTGCAAAATATGGTTTTGATTGTGACACATGTGCTGTCCTGACATCCATAGACGAACAATCCAGCGATATCGCGATGGGTGTTGACGAATCCTTGGAAACTAAGGAAGGCGGCGATATGAATACCGGTGCTGGAGATCAGGGAATGATGTTTGGGTTTGCTTGTGATGAAACACCTGAATTCATGCCTATGCCGATTTCATTAGCGCATAAGTTAACTAAACAATTAGCCAAGGTCAGAAAAAATGGAGAACTTGACTATTTGCGTCCGGATGGAAAATCACAAGTAACTGTTGAATACGATGGCAATACGCCAGTGCGTGTTGATACGGTTGTTATTTCAACTCAACACAGCGCAGAAGTTGAATCAGAAACGATTCGTCGAGATATTATTGAACATGTAATAAAACCTGTTATCGATAGTGACATGATGGATGACGATACTAAAATTTTTGTTAACCCAACAGGTCGTTTTGTTATCGGAGGACCGCAAGGCGATGCTGGATTAACAGGAAGAAAGATTATTGTCGATACTTATGGTGGTGTTGGTCGCCATGGCGGCGGCGCTTTTTCTGGGAAAGATCCAACAAAAGTAGACCGTTCCGCTGCATACGCAGCAAGATGGATTGCAAAGAATATCGTTGCTGCCAAATTAGCAAGCCGCTGTGAAGTGCAGCTTGCGTATGCGATTGGTGTCGCAAAACCTGTTTCGATTTTCGTTGATACCTTTGGAACAGGCAATATTCCTGATGATAAGATCGTTGAACTTATTGAAAAGAATGTCGATCTGCGCCCGGATGCAATTATCAAAAATTTAGATTTGAGAAGACCTATTTATAAGCAAACTGCAGCGTATGGACATTTTGGCAGAGATGATTTAGATCTGCCGTGGGAAAAGCTGAATTTAGTTGATTGTTTTAGCAAAGCACTGTAA
- the ftsE gene encoding cell division ATP-binding protein FtsE, with product MIEFDNVTKTYEKNEKDALKDINLRIESGEFVFLVGRSGAGKSTFIKLLLREIDATKGVVRIKGHDISKLSKAQIPYLRRKLGVVFQDFRLLENKNVYENVAYAMEIIGRPEKKIRKKVPLALSMVGLSDRMYHYPHELSGGEQQRVVIARAIINNPSILICDEPTGNLDPETSKDIMRILLEINRHGTTTVVVTHDMNIVRLLNKRVLTLENGILTGDSSKGGIANV from the coding sequence ATGATAGAATTTGATAATGTTACAAAAACATATGAAAAAAATGAAAAAGATGCTTTAAAAGATATTAATCTCCGAATTGAAAGTGGAGAGTTCGTATTTTTAGTAGGACGCAGCGGCGCAGGCAAATCAACTTTTATTAAATTATTATTGAGAGAAATTGATGCAACAAAAGGAGTTGTTCGCATCAAAGGACACGATATATCAAAATTGTCAAAAGCTCAAATTCCATATTTAAGAAGAAAATTAGGTGTTGTTTTTCAAGACTTCCGCTTATTAGAAAATAAAAATGTCTACGAAAATGTGGCTTATGCAATGGAAATAATAGGCCGTCCTGAAAAGAAGATTCGCAAAAAGGTTCCACTGGCATTGAGCATGGTTGGTTTGTCTGATAGAATGTATCATTACCCACATGAACTTTCAGGAGGAGAACAGCAGCGTGTTGTTATTGCGCGTGCGATTATCAATAATCCTAGTATATTAATTTGTGACGAACCGACTGGTAATTTGGATCCTGAAACGTCCAAAGATATTATGCGTATTCTCCTTGAAATTAATAGACATGGAACAACTACCGTTGTTGTTACACATGACATGAACATTGTTAGATTGCTTAACAAACGGGTATTAACGCTTGAAAATGGGATCTTGACTGGAGATAGTAGTAAAGGTGGAATAGCGAATGTTTAA
- the ftsX gene encoding permease-like cell division protein FtsX has translation MFNLRRSTIRDAGQSLRRNSLMSLASIISMTAALVILGIFLVITMNIRQVTQHVEGNLRIQVFMTQNCTQQQKDALKNYLQQNDLVKSVQYESKTTALKNFSKQLDSSSSLAGTFNSKNNPMPESYIVRAKNANQLSKIKSQIEKYNQQGNTGIEYIKYGKDYIQALTNFSHFINMFCLFVVIVLSVISYFLIYNTIKLTVFARRKEIGIMKYVGATDNYIRAPFLLEGAFLGIIAALAATLAVRTGYFYILGYLSGNALLPITANLASPSALIGKIVLFFLAYGILIGTIGSHVAIRKFLDV, from the coding sequence ATGTTTAATCTTCGTAGATCGACAATACGAGATGCGGGGCAAAGCTTACGCAGAAATTCTCTGATGAGTTTAGCCTCTATCATTTCGATGACTGCAGCTTTAGTTATTTTAGGCATTTTTTTAGTTATTACAATGAATATCCGTCAGGTGACTCAACATGTTGAAGGAAATTTACGCATACAAGTTTTTATGACGCAGAACTGTACGCAACAACAAAAGGATGCTTTAAAAAATTATTTACAGCAAAATGATTTAGTTAAATCTGTTCAATACGAATCTAAGACAACAGCACTTAAGAATTTTTCAAAGCAATTAGATAGTTCTTCCAGTTTAGCAGGAACATTTAATTCGAAAAACAACCCAATGCCCGAGTCTTATATTGTAAGGGCGAAAAATGCAAATCAGCTCAGCAAGATTAAATCTCAAATTGAAAAATATAATCAACAAGGCAATACGGGAATAGAATATATCAAATATGGGAAAGACTATATTCAAGCATTAACTAATTTCAGTCACTTTATTAATATGTTCTGCCTTTTCGTTGTCATTGTTTTGTCTGTTATTTCCTATTTCTTGATTTACAATACAATAAAATTAACAGTATTTGCCAGAAGAAAAGAAATTGGAATTATGAAATATGTAGGTGCAACGGATAACTATATTAGGGCTCCGTTTTTGTTGGAAGGTGCATTTTTAGGAATTATTGCTGCATTAGCAGCAACCTTAGCTGTACGAACTGGATATTTTTATATTTTAGGTTATCTAAGCGGAAATGCATTGCTTCCCATTACAGCTAATCTGGCTTCACCATCAGCTTTAATAGGAAAAATTGTTCTCTTCTTCTTAGCGTATGGCATTCTTATTGGAACGATTGGAAGCCATGTGGCGATTAGAAAATTTTTAGATGTCTAA
- a CDS encoding S41 family peptidase, whose protein sequence is MKAKKRNIIIITIIVLTNLLTFLLTGVGILRLKHHYVYKANTQEIATSVNKFALLENSIQRNYYKKVSIQKVSDEAYKGMFKSLGDKYSIYYDKKEYNKLNEEISGSYYGIGVVLSEDEQKNAYVASVMKNSPADKAGIKSGDIIKSIDGKIYLKKGASAVAKKVRSKTSSSYVNLTILRNNQEKTFKIRRTSVQNATVASQTFERNGKKIGYIYITEFAKNTDKEFETQLALLKKQKIKGLIIDLRENGGGIVDTSVNICDQLISKGNVVTTKGRNGNDEDYQATSKAQVKLPMAILVNQHTASASEILTGAMQDYKKATIIGTQTFGKGIVQGVTSLQDGTGYQLTIAQYYTPKGRNINKKGITPDIIVSQDNISTNYLTQNDLQFEKAIEVLTSEIKNK, encoded by the coding sequence ATGAAAGCAAAAAAAAGAAACATCATTATTATTACTATTATTGTACTAACAAATTTACTTACTTTTTTATTAACCGGAGTTGGCATTTTAAGGTTAAAGCATCATTATGTTTACAAGGCAAATACGCAGGAAATAGCGACTTCGGTCAATAAATTTGCTTTATTGGAAAATTCGATTCAGAGGAATTATTACAAGAAAGTTAGCATTCAAAAAGTATCAGATGAAGCTTATAAAGGAATGTTCAAATCACTTGGAGATAAATATTCTATTTATTACGATAAAAAAGAATACAATAAACTCAATGAAGAAATTTCAGGTTCATATTATGGCATTGGGGTCGTATTAAGTGAAGATGAACAGAAAAATGCCTATGTTGCTTCCGTAATGAAAAATTCTCCTGCAGATAAAGCAGGAATAAAATCCGGAGATATTATAAAATCAATTGATGGAAAAATATATTTGAAAAAAGGTGCTTCTGCAGTTGCAAAAAAAGTTAGAAGTAAAACTTCATCATCGTATGTTAATTTAACTATTTTGCGGAATAATCAGGAAAAGACTTTTAAGATTCGACGTACATCCGTACAAAATGCAACAGTAGCATCGCAAACTTTTGAACGTAATGGTAAAAAAATAGGATATATATATATCACTGAATTTGCCAAAAATACAGATAAAGAATTTGAAACACAATTAGCACTGTTAAAAAAACAAAAAATAAAAGGTCTTATTATTGATTTAAGAGAAAACGGTGGAGGCATCGTTGATACTTCTGTTAATATATGTGATCAGTTGATTTCTAAGGGAAATGTTGTTACAACAAAGGGAAGGAATGGCAACGATGAGGACTATCAAGCAACAAGCAAAGCCCAGGTAAAATTGCCAATGGCAATCTTAGTCAATCAACATACGGCGAGTGCTTCTGAAATTTTGACAGGTGCTATGCAAGATTATAAAAAGGCAACGATAATTGGAACACAAACTTTTGGAAAGGGTATCGTACAGGGGGTAACTTCACTTCAAGATGGAACAGGATATCAATTAACAATTGCACAGTATTACACCCCCAAAGGCAGAAATATTAATAAAAAAGGAATAACACCCGATATTATTGTTTCACAGGACAATATTTCTACAAATTATCTTACTCAGAATGATTTGCAATTTGAAAAAGCAATAGAAGTTTTAACATCAGAAATAAAAAATAAATAA
- the uvrB gene encoding excinuclease ABC subunit UvrB, with protein MNKISKLTKPFKVVSNFTPKGDQQQAIEKLADGVKKGMKYQTLLGVTGSGKTYTMAKVIEAVQKPTLILAHNKTLAAQLANEFRSFFPENAVEYFVSYYDYYQPEAYVPGRDLFIEKDASINDEIDKLRHSATAALFERNDVIIIASVSCIYGLGSPIDYENLVISLRPGMKKDRDEIIRKLVEIQYVRNNIGFERNNFRVRGDVLEIFPASSTDKAVRIEFFDDEIDRITEINVITGEILGELSHVAIFPASHYTTTPDRLEKAIKGIRKELGERYNWFKEHDYLVEAQRILQRTNYDLEMLQEMGYCTGIENYTRYINGSKPGSPPYTLIDYFPKDFLMFADESHVSIPQIGGMSAGDHARKKNLVDYGFRLPSAYDNRPLTFQEFEGKINQIIFTSATPGPYEKEHSQQIVEQLIRPTGLLDPKITLHPTQGQIDDLISEIRKTVAKSERVLVTTLTKKMAEDLTDYLKENKIRVRYLHSDIDTIERMKILRELRLGKFDVLVGINLLREGLDLPEVGLVAILDADKEGYLRSETSLIQTIGRAARNADGHVIMYADTITKSMNVAIKETQRRRRIQREYNQKHHIVPHTVKKDIHDIIEVTKVAEASSEYKKKNPRQTKIKQVNLEELEKEMRLAASQLDFEKAAKIRDLIKKYKGKK; from the coding sequence ATGAATAAAATTAGTAAATTAACAAAGCCATTTAAAGTAGTATCAAATTTCACTCCCAAAGGTGATCAGCAGCAAGCTATTGAAAAACTGGCAGATGGTGTAAAAAAAGGGATGAAATATCAAACCTTACTGGGTGTTACAGGGTCAGGAAAGACATACACGATGGCTAAAGTCATTGAAGCTGTGCAAAAGCCTACTCTTATTTTAGCTCATAATAAGACGCTTGCGGCTCAGTTGGCTAATGAATTTAGATCTTTTTTCCCAGAAAATGCTGTAGAATATTTTGTCTCTTATTATGATTATTATCAACCAGAGGCATATGTGCCAGGCAGAGATCTTTTTATTGAAAAAGATGCCTCTATTAATGATGAAATTGATAAACTGCGTCATTCTGCAACAGCTGCGTTGTTTGAAAGAAATGATGTTATTATCATTGCATCGGTCTCTTGCATTTATGGCTTAGGAAGTCCTATTGATTACGAAAATTTAGTTATTTCATTGCGCCCAGGGATGAAAAAAGATCGTGATGAAATTATTCGAAAACTTGTAGAAATTCAGTATGTTCGAAATAATATTGGATTTGAAAGAAATAATTTTAGAGTCAGAGGAGATGTTTTGGAAATTTTTCCAGCTTCTTCAACAGATAAAGCAGTTCGCATTGAATTTTTTGATGATGAAATTGATAGGATTACAGAAATTAATGTGATTACAGGAGAAATTCTGGGTGAATTAAGCCATGTTGCTATTTTTCCAGCTTCCCATTATACAACGACTCCAGATAGACTTGAAAAGGCAATTAAAGGCATTAGAAAAGAGCTTGGTGAAAGATATAATTGGTTTAAAGAACATGATTATTTAGTTGAAGCTCAAAGAATTTTACAGAGAACAAATTATGATCTGGAGATGCTCCAGGAAATGGGGTATTGTACAGGAATAGAGAATTATACCCGTTACATCAATGGTTCGAAGCCGGGATCACCGCCATATACATTAATTGATTATTTTCCGAAGGATTTTTTAATGTTTGCAGATGAATCTCACGTTTCAATTCCACAAATTGGGGGTATGAGTGCCGGTGATCATGCTCGAAAAAAAAATTTAGTAGATTATGGCTTTCGTCTTCCATCAGCATATGACAATCGTCCATTAACTTTTCAAGAATTTGAGGGTAAAATCAATCAAATTATTTTCACGTCCGCAACACCGGGGCCGTATGAAAAAGAACATAGCCAACAAATAGTTGAACAGCTAATTCGACCGACTGGGCTATTAGATCCAAAAATCACGCTTCATCCGACTCAAGGTCAAATTGATGATCTTATTAGCGAGATTAGAAAGACTGTTGCTAAATCGGAACGCGTTTTAGTCACTACGTTGACTAAAAAAATGGCGGAAGATTTAACAGATTATTTAAAAGAAAATAAAATTAGAGTGCGATATCTTCATTCTGATATCGATACGATAGAAAGAATGAAAATATTAAGGGAATTGCGTCTGGGAAAATTTGACGTTTTAGTGGGGATTAATTTACTTCGAGAAGGCTTGGATTTACCTGAGGTTGGTCTTGTTGCTATTTTAGATGCAGATAAAGAGGGCTATTTGAGAAGTGAAACTTCATTAATTCAGACCATAGGCCGTGCTGCAAGAAATGCGGATGGGCATGTCATTATGTATGCTGATACAATTACAAAGTCGATGAATGTGGCCATTAAAGAAACGCAAAGAAGAAGACGAATTCAAAGAGAATATAATCAGAAACATCATATTGTTCCGCATACAGTTAAAAAAGATATTCATGACATTATTGAGGTTACAAAGGTTGCTGAAGCTTCATCAGAATATAAAAAGAAGAATCCTCGTCAAACTAAAATAAAACAAGTTAACCTGGAAGAACTTGAAAAAGAAATGCGACTGGCTGCAAGTCAGTTAGACTTTGAAAAAGCTGCAAAGATAAGAGATTTAATTAAAAAATATAAAGGGAAAAAATGA
- the uvrA gene encoding excinuclease ABC subunit UvrA codes for MKYISVVGAKEHNLKNISLKIPRDQLVVFTGVSGSGKSTLAFDTIYAEGQRRYIESLSSYARMFLGNSKKPNVEKIEGLSPAVSIDQKTTNRNPRSTVGTVTEIFDYLRLLYARIGIPHCPKCGKEITSQSIDQIVDRILELPTGTKFMILSPLVRGEKGQHKKLISRLKKDGYVRAVIDGQLHLLSEKIELKKNVKHQIDVVVDRLKKRENMRERLTDSVEIALNMSDGLVKCQIIDGESQLYSEKLSCPDCGFSMEELEPRSFSFNNPYGMCPVCNGLGFHKEVDQDLLIPDRSLSINEGAIKFFGLKHDNRHLQSMLKSLLKKYGYDFDTPIKEMSDACINEILYGSDDEMTVIYDGKFKGTYTSKFEGLINNMERRFRETKSNTMRGFIERYMSNIPCPACHGKRLNDTILSVTVSGKNIIEFTELHICDALKFLNNLSITEHERLIAHQIIVEIKNRLQFLVDVGLDYLTLSRSAETLSGGESQRIRLATQIGTGLTGVLYVLDEPSIGLHQRDNHKLLNSLRKLTDLGNSLIVVEHDEETIREADWIVDIGPKAGVHGGEVIAEGKVEDIIKSDRSITGKYLSGEKQIPIPSKRRAGNGKTITVFGAEEHNLKKINVKFPLGKLIVVTGVSGSGKSTLVNEILYNGISRHLYHSYKRPGKHKRISGIENIDKIIAIDQAPIGRTPRSNPATYTGLFDLIRDLFASTNEAKARGYKKGRFSFNVKGGRCETCHGDGIIKIEMHFLPDVYVPCEVCKGTRYNRETLDVKFKGKNIAEILDLTVDEALEFFSNLPRLKRKLQTLHDVGLGYIKLGQPSTQLSGGEAQRVKLSTELSKQNTGNTLYILDEPTTGLHMDDVAKLVKIMHTLVDRGNTVVVIEHQMDVIKVADHIIDLGPEGGENGGTIVAEGTPEEVAANPNSYTGYYLKEILNHQKR; via the coding sequence ATGAAATATATTTCTGTAGTTGGCGCTAAAGAACATAATTTAAAAAATATTAGCTTAAAAATTCCAAGAGATCAATTGGTAGTTTTTACAGGTGTTTCAGGGTCCGGAAAGTCAACATTGGCATTTGATACAATTTATGCTGAAGGACAACGCAGATACATTGAATCATTGTCTTCATATGCCAGGATGTTTTTGGGAAACAGTAAAAAGCCAAATGTTGAAAAAATAGAAGGTCTTTCTCCTGCGGTCTCAATTGATCAAAAGACAACAAATAGAAATCCACGTTCAACGGTGGGCACTGTAACGGAAATATTTGATTATCTTAGGTTATTATATGCCAGGATTGGCATTCCACATTGTCCAAAATGCGGCAAAGAAATTACGTCACAAAGCATCGATCAAATTGTTGATCGTATCCTTGAATTACCAACTGGAACAAAATTTATGATATTATCACCTCTTGTTAGAGGGGAAAAGGGTCAGCATAAAAAATTAATTTCACGCTTAAAAAAAGATGGATACGTTCGTGCTGTTATCGATGGTCAGCTTCACCTGTTATCCGAGAAAATTGAATTAAAGAAAAATGTTAAGCACCAAATTGATGTTGTTGTAGATCGCTTGAAAAAACGAGAAAACATGAGAGAAAGACTAACAGATTCTGTAGAAATTGCATTAAATATGTCTGATGGTCTGGTAAAGTGTCAAATTATAGATGGAGAGAGTCAGTTATACAGTGAAAAGTTATCCTGCCCTGACTGTGGATTTTCCATGGAAGAACTAGAACCGAGATCTTTTTCTTTTAATAATCCTTATGGTATGTGTCCCGTATGTAATGGCCTGGGATTTCATAAAGAAGTGGATCAGGATTTGCTTATTCCAGATCGATCACTTTCGATTAATGAAGGAGCGATTAAATTTTTTGGGCTTAAACATGATAATCGGCATCTTCAATCAATGCTGAAAAGTTTATTAAAAAAATATGGTTATGATTTTGATACGCCCATCAAAGAGATGTCGGATGCCTGCATAAATGAAATACTATACGGCTCGGATGACGAAATGACTGTTATTTATGATGGCAAATTTAAAGGAACTTATACATCCAAATTTGAGGGATTGATTAATAATATGGAAAGGCGCTTTCGTGAAACAAAATCAAACACGATGCGCGGTTTTATAGAAAGATATATGTCTAATATTCCTTGCCCTGCTTGTCATGGCAAGAGGTTAAATGACACTATTTTATCAGTAACAGTTTCTGGGAAAAATATTATTGAATTTACAGAGCTTCATATTTGTGATGCCTTAAAATTTCTCAATAATCTTTCGATAACAGAACATGAAAGGCTTATTGCGCATCAAATAATTGTAGAAATAAAAAATCGTCTTCAATTTTTAGTTGATGTAGGATTAGATTATTTGACTTTGTCGCGTTCGGCGGAAACGCTTTCAGGTGGTGAAAGTCAAAGAATTCGTTTAGCCACTCAAATTGGAACAGGCTTGACAGGTGTGCTTTATGTTTTAGATGAACCTAGTATTGGTTTGCATCAAAGAGATAATCATAAACTCTTAAATTCACTTAGAAAATTAACTGATTTGGGAAATTCTCTTATTGTTGTTGAACATGATGAAGAAACCATCAGAGAGGCTGATTGGATCGTCGATATTGGGCCAAAAGCAGGCGTACATGGTGGTGAGGTTATTGCAGAAGGAAAAGTTGAAGACATCATAAAATCCGATAGATCTATTACAGGAAAATATTTATCAGGAGAAAAACAAATTCCAATTCCTTCTAAAAGAAGAGCTGGAAATGGAAAGACGATTACTGTATTTGGTGCAGAAGAGCATAATTTAAAGAAAATAAATGTTAAATTTCCTTTAGGAAAATTGATTGTTGTGACAGGCGTATCAGGGTCTGGAAAATCTACTTTAGTTAATGAAATTTTGTATAATGGTATTTCCAGGCATTTGTATCACAGCTATAAGAGACCTGGAAAACATAAACGTATTTCAGGAATTGAAAATATTGACAAAATTATTGCTATTGATCAAGCCCCAATTGGCAGAACACCAAGGTCAAATCCGGCGACGTATACAGGGCTTTTTGATTTAATTCGTGATTTATTTGCCAGCACAAATGAGGCAAAAGCTCGTGGGTATAAAAAAGGGCGTTTTAGCTTTAATGTTAAAGGTGGAAGATGTGAAACCTGCCATGGAGACGGCATTATTAAAATAGAAATGCATTTCTTACCAGATGTATATGTGCCCTGTGAAGTGTGCAAAGGAACACGCTATAATCGTGAAACGTTAGATGTAAAATTTAAGGGGAAAAATATTGCAGAAATATTAGATTTGACAGTCGATGAGGCGCTTGAATTTTTTAGCAATTTACCCCGATTAAAAAGAAAATTACAGACGCTTCATGATGTAGGGTTAGGTTATATTAAATTGGGACAGCCATCTACGCAGTTGTCTGGAGGAGAGGCCCAAAGAGTTAAACTCTCAACAGAACTGTCGAAACAAAATACAGGAAATACACTTTATATTTTAGATGAGCCGACGACAGGGTTACATATGGATGATGTTGCAAAATTAGTTAAAATTATGCATACTTTAGTAGATCGCGGAAATACTGTGGTTGTCATTGAACATCAGATGGATGTGATTAAGGTTGCAGATCATATTATTGATTTAGGCCCGGAAGGCGGAGAAAATGGAGGGACTATTGTTGCAGAGGGGACACCTGAAGAGGTGGCCGCTAATCCGAATTCATATACTGGTTATTATTTAAAGGAAATACTTAATCATCAGAAGAGGTAA
- a CDS encoding tRNA threonylcarbamoyladenosine dehydratase produces the protein MNQLERTELLLGPKKMAMLQHSHVAVFGLGGVGGFAVEALARSGVGNLDIIDKDTIDETNLNRQIIATQSTIGQYKTDVMKRRIGDINPKIAVHAFPVFYLPSTKDRFDFSQYDYIVDAVDTVTAKLSLIEEAYAYGIPIISAMGAGNKLDPTKFKVADIYQTSIDPLAKIIRKELRKRDIDHLKVVYSTEKPRKIKTYTPGKVVGSVSFVPSVAGLIMAGEVIKDLTSSDD, from the coding sequence ATGAATCAATTAGAACGAACTGAATTACTTCTCGGACCTAAAAAGATGGCAATGCTTCAACACTCTCATGTTGCAGTATTTGGCCTTGGCGGAGTAGGCGGATTTGCAGTTGAAGCATTGGCTCGATCAGGTGTTGGCAATCTTGATATTATCGATAAAGACACTATTGATGAAACAAATTTAAATCGCCAAATTATTGCGACACAAAGTACCATCGGACAATACAAGACCGATGTTATGAAAAGACGAATAGGTGATATTAATCCTAAAATTGCAGTTCACGCCTTCCCAGTATTCTATCTACCGTCAACAAAAGACAGATTTGATTTTAGCCAATATGATTATATTGTCGATGCGGTTGATACAGTAACTGCTAAATTATCCCTTATTGAAGAAGCTTATGCATATGGCATTCCAATTATTAGTGCCATGGGAGCTGGGAATAAGCTTGATCCAACAAAATTTAAAGTTGCAGATATTTATCAAACTTCAATTGATCCATTAGCAAAAATAATTCGAAAGGAACTTAGGAAACGTGATATCGATCACCTAAAAGTCGTATATTCTACTGAAAAACCGAGAAAAATTAAAACATATACACCTGGAAAAGTTGTTGGCTCCGTTTCCTTCGTTCCCTCCGTCGCCGGATTAATCATGGCAGGTGAAGTTATTAAAGATCTTACCTCTTCTGATGATTAA
- a CDS encoding substrate-binding periplasmic protein → MSITKKFVLFATVCLGLAIFVLPLSGCSKQSKTSGNSLADKTLTIGVCANHEPMSYTDSKQNVKGFEIDLGNAIAKKLGVNPFWINTSWNSIFDRMNKNKYDCVISSVTRTSSRKDNFCLSDSYFTNNIVIVAKNGQEEASDQNKTLENIQDKKIGIVVNSGGAGTAKAHLNHSDVQKYNTIDHAFEALKNNSVDYLLIDESEAVYFSKKYPNKYQIVSKPVASEQYVIVCRKNNKRLTNQINHALRQIKQDGTYENLTMKWFGQNMSPAQ, encoded by the coding sequence GTGAGTATAACTAAAAAGTTTGTGCTTTTTGCGACTGTTTGCCTGGGATTGGCAATTTTTGTCCTTCCATTGTCAGGATGTAGCAAGCAATCAAAAACATCCGGTAATTCTTTAGCAGATAAGACATTAACGATTGGTGTTTGTGCAAATCATGAACCTATGTCTTATACAGACAGTAAACAAAATGTCAAAGGGTTTGAAATTGATTTGGGTAATGCAATCGCGAAGAAACTTGGCGTAAATCCTTTTTGGATTAACACATCATGGAATAGTATTTTTGATAGAATGAATAAAAATAAATATGACTGCGTCATATCCTCGGTGACGCGCACTTCTTCAAGAAAAGATAATTTTTGTTTATCTGATAGTTATTTTACTAATAATATTGTTATTGTTGCGAAGAATGGGCAGGAAGAAGCAAGTGATCAAAATAAAACATTAGAAAACATTCAAGATAAAAAGATTGGTATAGTTGTAAATAGTGGAGGAGCCGGTACGGCAAAAGCACATTTAAATCACTCAGATGTGCAGAAGTACAATACTATTGATCATGCTTTCGAAGCTTTAAAGAATAATAGTGTAGATTATTTGCTTATTGATGAATCGGAAGCCGTTTATTTCTCGAAAAAATATCCAAATAAATATCAAATTGTATCAAAACCTGTAGCTAGTGAACAATATGTTATTGTTTGTAGAAAAAACAATAAAAGGTTGACAAACCAAATAAACCATGCGCTTCGTCAGATTAAACAGGATGGTACTTATGAAAATTTGACAATGAAATGGTTTGGGCAAAACATGTCACCGGCACAATAA